The Procambarus clarkii isolate CNS0578487 chromosome 39, FALCON_Pclarkii_2.0, whole genome shotgun sequence region GACACGATCCATGGCAGCATAATCACGAATAACAACAGTGTTATCCATCTGCAAATATTCAGGGACTTGAGAACAATATTACTGTACAAGACAATTAAGCATTAGACAGTGAATGCTTTGTGATGCATGTCATATACAGTTATAGGTGCCAGTATTGGTGCATATAGGCAATTGTACATGCAGACCTTTTTTTTGTTTAGTGTCGAATTGTGTACACACGTGACAAATGCTATTATATTAAAAAGTTACAAAACAATCATTCATCAAAAACAAAGCTTTAAGACGCTTTTCATCATAATCCTTTGCCTGCTCCCTAGAGCAAGATCCTTCATGACCAGGGACAGGATCACACAGCCAAGTAGAACACACTACTAGTATGGTGGTGTAGGGCaagggcaggtggtgtaaggcaGCCACAGAGCAGGCAGTGTACTTGTCTAACAGTGATTATGGGTACCCAAAACTGAGCTCTATGCCCAGTCACAACCATTTATTTCTCAGCCAGGATTTATTAAGCATTTATGCAATCACTTACAAatcctgtgcatctttcctcaatcatgaagACTTGCATTTATTAAGCAATTTACAAGCTAGGCTACATTAAGTAAACTACAGATTTATCCTGCTTTCATACTCTATAATTTTGCAAATACAGTAATACAAAAACAATGCAAGAAGTGTGTTTTGTACGAGATCTTTTCTACTTACATCAGTTTTTGGTGGAGAAATACAAAACTGAATTAGCCCAATCTTGACTTTTTCCACCTTGTTTGGTCCACCATAGCCCTGTGTCTTCTGTGTGAATACAATACCATCCACTAATTGTGAATCTTCAACAGTTTCACCAAGCTTTTTGATGATACGTATGTCTTTAAGATCTACATTTGTATCTTGAGTAGGGTTCACTATCTTCAGGACAGCATCCACTGCCATGGGGGCCAGCATGCCCGAGTGTTCATGTACAACCTATGATAAagttataataaatatttaaacatTAATAACAATATTCACTTCAGTACTGCATTCATATGCTGCTTCATAATATTCATAAAATAAAATTGGCCTGAAAGAACTTTGATgtgattattaaaaaaaaaaatgtaatgcaTATATAAACAGAACTAAGTATGTTTTAAGCATAGCTTGTATACTGGTTTAAAATATGGACGTACTAAGGAAAGGAATAAAAAAAAGATCTTCAAACCTCCAAAAACACAGCTCCTTCACCCAGCAATAAGGTACATATTCACATATTTTAATCTTCCTACATTTTGCATAAAATTTAATAATTCTACTGTATATAAATAACTGCACAATGTGGGTTAATATTTTGACTCCAAACTTTTTTCTGACGATTGCATTATTGCATCTGATAGACAAAATAAAGATTATgttgtataataattttttttatataggcAAGGGTTGGTTAAGGTGGGTTTATACTTGCCTAATTCTGCAATAGgattactaaagttacactacacTACTCTCTTGTGTAAGGTAACTAAGAACAGTGTATATGCATCACAGTGGTTgtagtcttccccccccccacaaataaaatattatttgtcAGGGGCCTGACCGATTGAAGAAATTCTCAATGCAACTAATCTGCTTTGCCTCCGACTGGTTCGTTAAAACAAGTTCATATTAAAGATGGTGAACCACAGTTTTGTATTATTACACCTGTTATATTGATAAACATTTATTACTACAAAAAATTGCAAGCAATACACACTACTAAATGAATAAACAATTAACCGACTGGCATTTTTATTTTACCTTTGAATTCAAGGATGTGTTTGCACTCTTCAGGAGTGATGACCTATCAGTTAGATCCACAGGGATAGCCATGGATTCCAAAACCTCAACAGCCTTACTAGAAAAGTGTAATAGCGAGTCTGAAATCGTTGCTGGATGGAACCCTTTTGTTAGAAGCTTCTGGGATGTTTCCAACATGGAACCTGAGACAtttgaaaatataaataaataaatatatttcacTATACTGTATACACATTAGTGCTGAACTAATGTTGTTTGGTTATTTCTTCTTATTTTAACTAATTTAAATACTATGAGTTGGTtacaaaatatgaaaaaaatctaATACTGTATAACATTCGCTGTTACCTGCCAGGATGACAACACTGGTAGTACCATCTCCAGCTTCAGCATCTTGTGCTTGAGAGAGCTCAACAAGCATCTTGGCAGCTGGATGAAGAACTTTCATCTGGTTTAAAATAGTTGCACCATCATTTGTAATAGTAACTTCACCCTTTCCATCTTGAATCATCTTGTCCATGCCTCTTGGCCCAAGGGAGGTCTTGATAGCATCAGCTACAGCTGTAAGTGTTTGAGAATGATTATGATAGTAATGAATACAAGGTAATGTTCATTATAAAGTTTATAAAAATTATGCTAAACACTTACAAGACACTGCTTCATTCAGTTAGCTTGGAGTAAATTAAACCTTTTTATATTTAATTCTATGAAAATACATATAGGGCTTTAAGGTCCACTGTGACACAATGACAGTTTATGAATCCATGTCTAGGGGGCTCTTCTATCACACATTATCTACTTCAGGGTTTTGAATCTTTCAAATGTTAGCCATTgagtaaaattatatatatttttaaacaaTTTACAAGACAATAGagtttttgtaaagccactagaatgcatagcgtttcgggcaggccctCGATCCTAATTTTTCCCCAGAATACAACCTACCAAATTGTTTAgctaccaggtacccattcactgtttCGTGAACAGAGGCTatcgttaaggattggcacccagtcaattcTCCCCGACTTGGATACGGATCCAGGTCAAAGCGCTTGCGAAGTGCCAGGAGAGTGCCGTGGcgctttaccactgcaccacggagattgCACAATTTGTCATTCTAGTCCTAACATGCAACAGCTTCACTGAACACAAGCCAACACAAAATACTGTAAAATAATAATTTGAGGATTCACATGTATCCTCCTGACAACTTGGAAATACAATATACAATAAACTAGATGGGGGCAGCTGGCAGTGCCGGTGTCGACCCCACAACAGAGCGTCAGTAGAGTCGAGAACACCCAGGagtgcatatttttttttttttttttttttgagatatatacaagagttgttacattcttgtacagccactagtacgcgtagcgttttgggcaggtccctggaatattatccccgccgcgaagaatcgtttttgcaaccaagtacccattttactgttgggttaaacagaggctacagttaaggatttgctctcagtaaatcctccccggccaggatacgaacccatgacaaagcgctcgccgaacgccaggcgagtgtcttaccatacacaccacggagactggcaaATTTGTCATTCTACTATGAGAACACTTAGCATGTACTGGCTATGATAACCAGAGTGCTCAGTGAAGTGTCACTCtcagtatttacacacacacacacacgtcactacACACCCTAGACAGTTTACCAGTAGATTTTAAGAAACGCCtattaacctcaaggtaacctgcaCTTACAACACATCATAACCTAATAATGTATTGTAAAATATGTATACGGTCTTGACAATTAGCAAACGGGCATTCTGGACCTCCCGTGTGTATAATctcacaaccccacacaccaacaaaTAAAACCTCTACAGTAAAACATCACAGTAAAGCAATGACTCATGCCGCCCTTATgcattaaaaaaatatttttaaatcaATACAGTTGACGAAAAATATTTAATACATAAAACCGTATACAATCTACAGTGGAACTACTCACTGGTTAAATCCTGCTACTTATAGACGCCTCATGCCTTACCTTTAGCTGCAATTATATTGCTACTCCTGATCTGGGCGGGTTTCTCCTTGTCCTTAAATTCAGATTTACTTTGCCTCTTAACGGCGGTGGGACCCATCTTCATCGACATCTTATATATTTAAGATGGCAGCTGCGTCGTGAGAGGCACAAGTGCGAGGAGGAGTGTGGTATGGGGTGGATGGAGGAGGATAGAGATGCAGGTGACGCCGGccaacaacagtggtggtgatggtgccgggGTGGACGGCGGTGTGGAGGACTACTACTATCCCCCTGACACCCCCCCCAACCAGACCAAAACAACAACCCCCGCAGGAACACCCAGATGGTGGGAGATGATCGTCGTCTTCCTCCACTACTGTCGTAGATAACATTTATACCTGTAAAATATTTAATTAGTTAGttatttaattaattgatttgtttaattattttttatttatttattccctCTAGCTATTCAGTTGATAGCTGCAGAAAGTTTAATATTATATGCATGCACTACCTATAGCTAAGTAAACAATTGAGATTTTTTTGGCTTAAATTTATCATAGTACATAATTTCCAATGACTACTTGAGACAAGACTGATTCCATCGTTGATTATTTTATTGCATCAGTGCCTTGTTTCAGAAACAAGCATGTTAGTTATGTCTTGAGGAGTTGAGTGCAATCAGGAATTGTAGCGGATACATcaattatttacatatattatttagcatgttgttgttttagatttagctactaagaacgaaatgtccatgtagcacgggctatggtgagctcgtaaagATGatttagattgattgattgataaagattaagccacccaaaaggtggcacgggcatgaatagcccgtaagtggtggcccttttgagccattaccagtatcaagagctgatactggagatctgtggaggtgcgactgcaccctgcgtgacgggagatgtctcccgtggattaTTTATTTAGCAAGCGCTGAGCTCTTATATATGGCCAGTTCAAGTTGCGCGGTGTACCTAGCcaagggttgccagatccaaattgctgaaagtagcgagcttacggtctaaaagtagcgaatttgtaataagagtaggccaattttttgtttagtgactgatacgggtttcaaagtaatatattttgatatatagagtacactacacgattttaattgttttattaatattatttctgcacacacacacacacattattattattattatatatatatatatatatatatatatatatatatatatatatatatatatatatatatatatatatatatatatatatatatacaagccattcaggcttgttcgcatatatatatatatatatatatatatatatatatatatatatatatatatatttatttatttattttaacctAAAAGAGGTACCACctttggtgcaagtgtagggacccatagcctccgagaagaaaataaagagtacccagagaagaccttgtggatcctcactgaacactgatattttcttctcctaccacccgctattcttttagtatgtgtgtatatatatctaactttattttaaaatttcaagtATACCCCAATCAAGTATTATAATATCAAGTATTTCAAATACccccgaagcccgaccagttttgtaaccggagcccgaccagttgtgtaaccacacctcgaccagttgtgtaaccacacCTCGACCAGTTGTACAACCGTAAGcttagcaagtatacatctcatccaacccccaccaaGCTAAACAGTCACaaagcacaaccaaactccattcctagctcgaccaaacaaaattCTTCTTAGCactacctaaaaccctccacttgccctagaaacCAGCTATGGAGCCACAGCAAACAATTGAGCTATATAAAAAAAGAAACCCAAATTtctagcaaacaaacctggaacACTAGTACACAACCACAGGAGCACAACCATGTATGaaccggagcacaaccatgcacaacccaaagcccaagtgacacccccggagcccgaccagttatgtaaccggagcccgaccagttgtgtaaccgaagctcgacca contains the following coding sequences:
- the CCT4 gene encoding T-complex protein 1 subunit delta, with translation MSMKMGPTAVKRQSKSEFKDKEKPAQIRSSNIIAAKAVADAIKTSLGPRGMDKMIQDGKGEVTITNDGATILNQMKVLHPAAKMLVELSQAQDAEAGDGTTSVVILAGSMLETSQKLLTKGFHPATISDSLLHFSSKAVEVLESMAIPVDLTDRSSLLKSANTSLNSKVVHEHSGMLAPMAVDAVLKIVNPTQDTNVDLKDIRIIKKLGETVEDSQLVDGIVFTQKTQGYGGPNKVEKVKIGLIQFCISPPKTDMDNTVVIRDYAAMDRVLREERQYILNITKKIKAAGCNVLLIQKSILRDAVSDLALHLLAKQKIMVVKDIEREDIEFVCKTLGCRPVASLDHFTPESMGTAELAEEIQTGNSKFVKVTGVQNPGRTVSILLRGSNKQVLEEADRSLHDALCVIRCLVKKRFLIPGGGAPEAELSVKLTQYAHTLKGMDAYCFRAFAESLEVIPGILAENAGLSPISTVTELRNRHARGETHAGINVRKGSISNIIEENVLQPLLVSTSAITLAAECVRSILKIDDIVNVIR